The following are from one region of the Nicotiana tomentosiformis chromosome 7, ASM39032v3, whole genome shotgun sequence genome:
- the LOC104100160 gene encoding ACT domain-containing protein ACR10, with product MGILYDDVVLVNHSEREGDPSVITVNCPDKTGLGSDLCRIILFFGLSIVRVDVSTDGIWCYIVFWVVGTPKTRWSLLKKRLMGVCPSCSSASSISYYRAELQSPSPPDVFLLTFCCYDRRGLLHDMTAVLCDLELTIKKVKVSTTPDGKVMDLFFITDTRELLHTKKRQEDTYDQLKSVLGDAMISFDIEMVGSEITGCSQGPSFLPEEIAEDVFSFEILNEHQSRSLACNKASIAVDNLLSPGHTLVQIVCQDHKGLLYDIMRTLKEYNIQISYGRFTSKTKTECELDLFIMQADGKKIVDPSKLNALCSRLQMELCRPLRVALMNRGPDAELLVANPVELSGKGRPIVFYDITLALKMLNIGVFSAEIGRYLIGDREWEIYRVLLDEGTGSGPPRSKIEEAVWKMLMGWE from the exons ATGGGAATATTGTATGATGATGTAGTGCTTGTGAATCACTCAGAAAGAGAAGGAGACCCAAGTGTGATTACTGTTAATTGTCCAGATAAAACTGGCTTAGGCTCTGATCTTTGTCGTATCATTCTCTTCTTTGGTCTCTCTATTGTCAGAGTTG ATGTATCTACCGACGGGATATGGTGCTACATAGTGTTTTGGGTGGTGGGAACACCAAAGACAAGGTGGAGTTTGTTAAAGAAGAGATTGATGGGAGTTTGTCCTTCTTGTTCATCTGCCTCCAGCATATCATATTATCGCGCTGAGTTACAGTCGCCAAGCCCTCCTGATGTCTTCCTCTTGACGTTTTGTTGCTACGATCGAAGGGGCCTTTTACATG ATATGACGGCTGTACTTTGTGATCTCGAGCTTACAATAAAGAAGGTGAAGGTATCGACTACTCCAGATGGAAAAGTGATGGACCTGTTCTTCATCACCGACACAAG AGAACTTCTACATACAAAGAAGAGACAAGAAGACACATATGACCAGTTGAAGTCTGTTTTAGGTGACGCGATGATTAGTTTTGACATAGAAATGGTTGGATCGGAAATCACCGGTTGTTCTCAAGGGCCATCATTCCTTCCTGAAGAAATTGCCGAAGACGTGTTTAGCTTTGAAATACTTAATGAACACCAGAGTAGATCTCTTGCCTGCAATAAAGCGTCTATCGCCGTTGATAATTTATTGAGCCCTGGTCATACTCTTGTCCAGATTGTTTGCCAAGATCATAAAGGTCTTCTATATGACATAATGAGGACGCTGAAAGAGTACAATATTCAG ATATCATATGGGCGGTTCACTTCGAAAACTAAAACAGAATGTGAGCTCGACTTGTTCATAATGCAAGCTGATGGGAAGAAAATAGTTGACCCTAGCAAACTGAATGCTTTGTGCTCACGTCTTCAAATGGAACTATGTCGTCCTCTTAGAGTAGCATTGATGAACCGAGGTCCTGACGCAGAATTGCTGGTTGCAAACCCTGTCGAGTTATCCGGAAAGGGTCGGCCAATCGTCTTTTATGACATTACACTGGCTCTCAAGATGCTCAATATTGGTGTCTTTTCG GCAGAGATAGGGAGATACCTGATCGGTGATCGCGAATGGGAAATTTACCGAGTCTTACTGGATGAAGGGACTGGCTCGGGTCCCCCGAGGAGCAAGATTGAGGAAGCTGTCTGGAAGATGTTGATGGGTTGGGAGTAA
- the LOC104100161 gene encoding uncharacterized protein, translating into MEDHKKLEEGFGNQKKHTSEEEIDYSDNQWKKDTRIVSNQDLVSHENEQNILDQPLQQQQQQEPPLKQKSKRVATLDAFRGLTIVLMILVDDAGGAYARIDHSPWNGCTLADFVMPFFLFIVGVAIALALKRVPKISAAIRKVTLRTLKLLFWGIILQGGYSHAPYDLSYGVDMKIIRWCGILQRIALVYFVVALIEILTTKLRPTTLSPGHFSIFTAYKWQWLGGFVAFVVYMATTYGLYVPDWSFVVHHEDISERYNVKCGMRGHIGPACNAVGYVDRQVWGINHLYNQPVWARLKACTLSYPASGPFRDNAPSWCRAPFEPEGLLSTISAIMSGTIGIHYGHVLIHFKGHGERLKQWISMGLGLLIIAFILHFSDAIPLNKQLYSFSYVCFTAGVAGIVFSGFYILIDVWRQRTPFVWLEWIGMNAMLIFVLGAQGIFAGFINGWFFKNEDNNLVIWIQQHVFFDVWKSERVGTLLYVIFAEITFWAIVAGILHRLGIYWKL; encoded by the exons ATGGAGGATCATAAGAAGTTAGAAGAAGGATTTGGCAATCAAAAGAAACATACTAGTGAAGAAGAGATTGATTATAGTGATAATCAATGGAAAAAAGATACTAGGATTGTTAGTAATCAAGATTTGGTTAGTCATGAAAATGAGCAAAACATTTTGGACCAGCcattgcaacaacaacaacaacaagaacctCCTCTTAAGCAGAAGAGTAAAAGGGTTGCAACATTAGATGCATTTCGAGGCCTCACCATAGTg CTAATGATATTGGTAGATGATGCTGGGGGAGCATATGCGCGTATCGATCACTCGCCATGGAATGGATGCACATTGGCTGATTTTGTAATGCCATTCTTTCTTTTCATTGTTGGGGTTGCAATTGCTCTTGCCTTAAAG AGAGTTCCCAAGATTAGTGCTGCAATTAGAAAAGTAACACTAAGGACACTGAAGCTTCTCTTTTGGGGAATTATTCTACAAG GAGGATACTCCCATGCACCATATGATCTATCTTATGGAGTGGACATGAAGATAATCAGATGGTGTGGTATTCTACAG AGAATAGCCTTGGTATACTTTGTAGTAGCTCTAATAGAGATCTTAACTACCAAGCTGAGGCCTACAACCTTAAGCCCTGGTCATTTCTCTATTTTCACTGCCTATAAATGGCAATG GCTTGGAGGATTCGTTGCATTCGTCGTTTACATGGCAACAACATATGGTCTTTATGTTCCCGACTGGAGCTTTGTAGTGCACCATGAAGATATATCTGAAAGATACAAT GTAAAATGTGGGATGAGAGGGCATATAGGACCTGCCTGTAATGCAGTAGGTTATGTGGATCGACAAGTCTGGGGTATCAATCATCTCTATAATCAACCTGTTTGGGCGCGTTTGAAG GCCTGCACATTGAGTTATCCAGCTTCAGGTCCATTTCGCGACAATGCTCCTAGTTGGTGTCGCGCTCCATTTGAACCTGAAGGTTTGCTAAG TACAATTTCAGCTATCATGTCTGGTACCATTGGCATCCATTATGGACATGTCTTGATTCATTTCAAG GGTCATGGTGAGAGGCTAAAACAATGGATTTCAATGGGGCTTGGTTTACTTATCATAGCCTTTATTCTTCATTTCTCAGATG CAATTCCTCTTAATAAGCAACTATACAGTTTTAGCTATGTTTGTTTCACTGCTGGTGTAGCTGGAATTGTATTCTCAGGATTCTATATACTG ATTGATGTTTGGCGACAGCGAACGCCATTCGTGTGGCTAGAATGGATTGGAATGAATGCAATGCTGATATTTGTATTAGGAGCACAAGGCATATTTGCTGGATTCATAAATGGATGGTTTTTCAAGAATGAAGATAACAACCTT GTTATTTGGATTCAACAACATGTATTTTTTGACGTGTGGAAGTCAGAAAGAGTAGGAACTTTATTGTATGTGATATTTGCTGAGATTACATTCTGGGCAATAGTAGCTGGGATCTTGCACAGACTTGGTATCTATTGGAAACTATAA